The Halorhabdus sp. BNX81 genome includes a region encoding these proteins:
- the glpA gene encoding anaerobic glycerol-3-phosphate dehydrogenase subunit GlpA — protein MTTSPSVLVIGGGSTGVGIARDAAMRGFDVTLVEKGNLTHGTTGRMHGLLHSGGRYAVSDQASARECIEENMILRDIATHCVEDTGGLFVKRPEDTEEYYQEKLDGLRECSIPATELAAEEARRKEPFLARDIDKAIEVPDAAIDPFRLCVANAISAANHGARIETFSEVTDLLVEDGEIVGAEVTHESGEGNRVHGVEGSVEEIRVDHIVNAAGAWTGEIAAMADIDVEVRPSKGVMTIMNVRQVDTVINRCQPKGDADIVVPHETTAILGTTDEEVGDPEDYPEEEWEVDLMIEELARLVPILEDARTIRSFWGVRPLYEPPDTGTDDPTDITREFFLLDHDERDALPGMTTIVGGKLTTYRLMAEQLVDHLAEKFDVDTTCRTAEEPLPGSEDEGVIDDAMDDFGLRSPIAKRSAERLGSRTQEVLDTNEPNPVVCGCEAVTRAEVNDAIEQSGTDLNAVRIRTRAGMGNCQGGFCSHRLANELHPDFDEGRARAALDELYQERWKGQRHALWGRQLSQAMITYTMHALTMNRDRDPAGGGALDFGAFDSGPSNTPATGDGQPADGTADVATDGGRGDGRGD, from the coding sequence ATGACAACTTCCCCATCGGTGCTCGTGATCGGCGGCGGCTCGACGGGGGTCGGGATCGCCCGGGATGCTGCGATGCGTGGGTTCGACGTGACCTTAGTCGAGAAGGGCAACCTCACCCACGGCACGACCGGCCGGATGCACGGGCTGCTCCACAGCGGCGGTCGCTACGCCGTCTCCGATCAGGCGAGTGCGCGTGAGTGCATCGAGGAGAACATGATCCTCCGGGACATCGCCACCCACTGCGTCGAGGACACGGGCGGACTCTTCGTCAAGCGACCGGAGGACACCGAGGAGTACTACCAGGAAAAATTGGACGGGCTCAGGGAGTGTTCGATCCCCGCGACGGAACTCGCCGCCGAAGAAGCACGCCGGAAAGAGCCGTTTCTCGCCCGGGACATCGACAAGGCGATCGAAGTGCCCGACGCGGCGATCGACCCCTTCCGGCTGTGCGTGGCCAACGCCATCAGTGCTGCAAACCACGGCGCTCGCATCGAGACCTTCTCGGAAGTGACCGACCTGCTGGTCGAGGACGGCGAGATCGTCGGCGCGGAGGTCACCCACGAGAGCGGCGAGGGCAACCGCGTCCATGGGGTCGAGGGGTCCGTCGAGGAGATCCGCGTCGACCATATCGTCAACGCCGCGGGGGCCTGGACCGGCGAGATTGCGGCGATGGCCGACATCGACGTGGAGGTCCGCCCCTCGAAGGGGGTGATGACTATCATGAACGTCCGGCAGGTCGACACCGTGATCAACCGCTGCCAGCCCAAGGGCGACGCCGACATCGTCGTGCCCCACGAGACGACCGCGATCCTCGGGACGACCGACGAGGAGGTCGGCGACCCGGAGGACTACCCGGAGGAAGAGTGGGAAGTCGATCTCATGATCGAGGAACTCGCAAGGCTCGTCCCGATCCTCGAAGACGCGCGCACGATCCGGTCCTTTTGGGGCGTCCGTCCACTCTATGAACCACCCGACACCGGGACCGACGATCCGACGGACATCACGCGGGAGTTCTTCCTGCTCGATCACGACGAGCGCGACGCTCTCCCCGGCATGACGACGATCGTCGGCGGCAAGCTGACGACCTACCGACTCATGGCCGAGCAACTCGTCGATCACCTCGCCGAGAAATTTGACGTAGACACCACCTGCCGCACCGCCGAGGAACCGCTTCCCGGCAGTGAAGACGAAGGCGTCATCGACGATGCGATGGATGATTTCGGCCTGCGCTCGCCGATCGCCAAACGAAGCGCCGAGCGCCTGGGGTCACGAACGCAGGAGGTTCTCGACACCAACGAGCCCAACCCGGTCGTCTGTGGGTGTGAGGCCGTGACGCGCGCGGAAGTCAACGACGCCATCGAGCAGTCCGGCACTGACCTCAACGCCGTCCGGATCCGCACGCGGGCCGGGATGGGCAACTGCCAGGGTGGGTTCTGTAGCCATCGGCTGGCGAACGAACTCCACCCCGATTTCGACGAGGGGCGCGCACGGGCGGCGCTCGACGAACTGTACCAGGAGCGCTGGAAGGGCCAACGTCACGCGCTCTGGGGGAGACAGCTCTCCCAGGCGATGATCACCTACACGATGCACGCGCTGACGATGAACCGCGATCGCGATCCCGCCGGCGGCGGAGCGCTTGACTTCGGCGCGTTCGATTCCGGGCCGTCGAACACTCCCGCGACCGGCGACGGACAACCGGCGGACGGAACCGCAGACGTCGCCACCGACGGTGGCAGGGGGGATGGCCGTGGCGATTGA
- the glpB gene encoding glycerol-3-phosphate dehydrogenase subunit GlpB, whose amino-acid sequence MAIDSDVLVIGGGIAGLSAALSAARTGADVRLVSEAETTLHHASGLLDVLGYPPNADGDGPVVDPFDAIGDLPDSHPYAIVGAGTVRDGLAMIDDVLGETYHGSHTDANALVPTHGGTVKPTARYPAGVTAGLASDDRDILLVGFERLTGFDAGVAADHLEAAGIPAETSAATVEFPIVVRDDAKVTRYAHLLDENPTVDGAGSDRRVRAALADAVEPSVGEAERIGFPAVLGVDHPAAIRDELEDRLGAAVFEIPMGPPSVLGGRLEDRLYAALDDAGGQIESGGGPIVDFDAEGGMISAVYMDRSGSQIPYAAEQYVLATGDVAGGGIDSDRDGVTEPIFGCHVPHPDDRYEWFEGEAFGEHAFAEFGVVVDDALRPMDEGGTPEFANLRAAGAVIGGYDYPAEKSASGVSIATGYAAGRRAAREG is encoded by the coding sequence GTGGCGATTGACTCGGATGTCCTCGTGATCGGCGGCGGGATTGCCGGCCTCTCGGCGGCACTGTCGGCCGCGCGGACGGGGGCCGACGTGCGACTCGTCAGCGAGGCCGAAACGACGCTCCATCACGCAAGCGGCCTGCTCGACGTCCTGGGCTACCCGCCGAACGCCGACGGTGACGGGCCGGTGGTCGACCCGTTCGACGCCATCGGGGACCTCCCCGACTCCCACCCGTACGCGATCGTCGGCGCGGGAACGGTCCGGGATGGCCTGGCGATGATCGACGACGTGCTGGGCGAGACGTATCACGGCAGCCACACCGACGCGAACGCCCTCGTTCCGACCCACGGCGGGACGGTCAAGCCGACCGCGCGATATCCAGCGGGCGTCACGGCGGGCCTGGCGAGCGACGACCGCGACATCCTGCTCGTCGGCTTCGAGCGGCTCACCGGCTTCGACGCCGGTGTGGCCGCGGACCACCTCGAAGCTGCGGGGATTCCGGCCGAGACGAGCGCCGCCACTGTCGAGTTCCCGATCGTCGTGCGCGACGACGCGAAGGTGACCCGGTACGCTCACCTTCTCGACGAGAACCCGACGGTCGACGGTGCTGGCAGCGATCGGCGCGTCCGGGCCGCCCTCGCCGACGCAGTCGAACCGTCCGTCGGCGAGGCCGAACGGATCGGATTCCCTGCGGTGTTGGGCGTCGACCATCCGGCGGCGATCCGGGACGAACTCGAAGACCGTCTCGGTGCGGCGGTCTTCGAGATCCCGATGGGGCCGCCCAGCGTTCTCGGTGGTCGGCTCGAAGACCGGCTCTATGCCGCGCTCGATGATGCGGGCGGACAGATCGAGTCCGGCGGCGGGCCGATCGTGGACTTTGACGCCGAGGGCGGGATGATTTCGGCGGTATACATGGATCGATCGGGCAGTCAGATACCCTACGCGGCCGAACAGTACGTCCTCGCGACGGGTGACGTCGCGGGCGGCGGGATCGACTCGGACCGTGACGGCGTCACCGAGCCGATCTTCGGCTGTCACGTGCCCCACCCGGACGATCGCTACGAGTGGTTCGAGGGCGAGGCCTTCGGCGAGCATGCCTTCGCAGAGTTCGGAGTCGTCGTCGACGATGCGCTCCGGCCGATGGATGAGGGAGGCACCCCGGAATTCGCGAACCTCCGGGCGGCGGGGGCCGTGATCGGCGGCTACGACTACCCGGCAGAGAAATCAGCGAGCGGCGTTTCCATCGCGACTGGCTACGCTGCCGGTCGGCGTGCGGCGAGGGAGGGCTAA
- a CDS encoding ROK family protein, with protein MAAYAGVDLGATYVRAVVGDETGEEIGRDKGETPPGPTGTAVTEAILETLRAACADADVDPSDLEAVGIGSVGPLDLDEGVVENPANLPDTIETIPLVGPIENLTEADEVHLHNDANAGVIGERFYSDQNPDDMVYLTISTGIGAGVCVDGHVLSGWDGNAGEIGHMTLDPEGTMTCGCGQEGHWEAYASGNNIPRYAREFYQAGDWETDMPVMDADFEAPDLFEYAGEDAFADAVIDRLATFNAMGVANIVQAYAPLVIYIGGAVAENNPELVVEKIRDRLPEMVFGNIPEINITTLGDDVVVKGALASALTQGTGDRGKLRE; from the coding sequence ATGGCCGCATACGCAGGTGTCGACCTCGGTGCGACGTACGTCCGTGCCGTCGTCGGTGACGAGACTGGCGAGGAGATCGGACGGGACAAAGGAGAGACGCCGCCTGGACCGACTGGCACCGCCGTAACTGAGGCAATCCTCGAGACGCTGCGTGCCGCGTGTGCGGACGCGGACGTCGACCCATCCGACCTCGAGGCCGTCGGGATCGGGTCGGTCGGGCCGCTGGACCTCGACGAGGGTGTCGTCGAGAACCCGGCGAACCTCCCGGATACGATCGAGACGATCCCCCTGGTGGGGCCGATCGAGAACCTCACCGAGGCGGACGAGGTGCATCTCCACAACGACGCCAACGCCGGGGTGATCGGTGAGCGGTTCTACAGCGACCAGAACCCCGACGACATGGTCTATCTCACTATCTCGACGGGGATCGGGGCCGGTGTCTGCGTCGACGGCCACGTTCTCAGCGGGTGGGACGGCAACGCCGGCGAGATCGGCCACATGACCCTCGATCCGGAGGGAACGATGACGTGTGGCTGTGGTCAGGAGGGTCACTGGGAAGCTTACGCCTCGGGGAACAACATTCCCCGGTACGCCCGGGAGTTCTACCAGGCCGGCGACTGGGAGACAGATATGCCCGTCATGGACGCCGATTTCGAGGCCCCGGACCTCTTTGAGTACGCCGGTGAGGACGCGTTTGCCGACGCGGTTATCGATCGCCTCGCGACGTTCAACGCGATGGGCGTCGCTAACATCGTCCAGGCGTACGCACCGCTGGTGATCTACATCGGCGGAGCCGTTGCCGAGAACAATCCGGAACTGGTCGTCGAGAAGATCCGTGATCGCCTCCCCGAGATGGTCTTTGGCAACATTCCCGAGATCAACATCACGACGCTGGGCGACGACGTGGTGGTCAAGGGCGCACTCGCGAGCGCCCTCACCCAGGGGACCGGTGACCGCGGAAAGCTGCGCGAGTGA
- the glpK gene encoding glycerol kinase GlpK, giving the protein MTDTYVGAIDQGTTGTRFMVFDRDGQVAGNAYEKHEQFYPEPGWVEHDPLEIWETTKAVVTAGLADAGIEAEQLEALGITNQRETTLVWDKDTGKPVHNALVWQDRRTTDRVEQLQDEDKVEWIRGKTGLEPDAYFSATKTEWILDNAEPLKLQSHRAADLRDRAENGELLMGTIDAWLIYNLTGNHVTDVTNASRTMLYNVHEMAWDEELLAEFGVPEAMLPEVRPSSDENLYGHTDPDGFLGAEIPVAGALGDQQAALFGQTCFEEGDAKNTYGTGSFYLMNTGTEAVESDHGLLTTIAFQRSGEPVRYALEGSIFATGAAIEWLEDVDLINNAAQTADLASAVDSTDGVYLVPAFTGLGAPHWDGRARGTIVGMTRGTRKEHIVRATLEAIAYQTRDVAEAMEADSGIETTTLRVDGGAVKNDFLCQLQADVIRTDIARPEVDETTALGSAYAAGLAVGYWADLDELRENWRVDREFTPEIPVEDADRMYSRWDDAVERAKDWAQEE; this is encoded by the coding sequence ATGACAGACACCTACGTCGGCGCGATCGATCAGGGAACGACCGGCACGCGCTTCATGGTGTTCGACCGCGACGGCCAGGTCGCGGGCAACGCCTACGAGAAACACGAACAGTTCTATCCGGAGCCAGGATGGGTCGAGCACGACCCCCTAGAGATCTGGGAGACAACGAAAGCGGTCGTCACTGCGGGACTGGCCGACGCCGGAATCGAAGCTGAACAACTCGAGGCGCTTGGGATCACCAACCAGCGCGAGACGACGCTCGTCTGGGACAAAGACACGGGCAAGCCCGTACACAACGCCCTCGTCTGGCAGGACCGCCGGACGACCGACCGGGTCGAGCAATTACAGGACGAAGACAAGGTCGAGTGGATCCGTGGAAAGACCGGTCTCGAACCCGACGCGTACTTCTCGGCGACGAAGACGGAATGGATTCTGGACAACGCCGAGCCACTGAAACTCCAGAGTCACCGGGCTGCGGACCTCCGCGACCGTGCCGAAAACGGCGAACTGCTGATGGGCACCATCGACGCGTGGTTGATCTACAATCTCACGGGGAACCACGTCACGGACGTGACCAACGCCTCCCGGACGATGCTGTACAACGTCCACGAGATGGCGTGGGACGAGGAACTCCTCGCCGAGTTCGGGGTCCCCGAGGCGATGCTGCCGGAAGTGCGGCCCTCCTCGGACGAAAACCTCTACGGCCACACCGATCCCGACGGGTTCCTCGGCGCGGAGATCCCCGTCGCCGGCGCACTGGGCGACCAGCAGGCAGCCCTGTTCGGCCAGACCTGTTTCGAGGAGGGAGACGCGAAGAACACCTACGGCACCGGCTCCTTTTACCTGATGAACACGGGGACCGAGGCCGTTGAATCCGACCACGGCCTGCTGACGACGATCGCGTTCCAGCGGTCGGGCGAGCCTGTCAGGTACGCCCTGGAGGGGTCGATCTTCGCGACCGGGGCGGCGATCGAGTGGCTCGAGGACGTCGATCTCATCAACAACGCCGCCCAGACCGCGGACCTCGCCAGTGCGGTCGATTCGACCGACGGCGTCTATCTGGTGCCGGCCTTCACCGGCCTCGGCGCACCCCACTGGGATGGTCGCGCACGCGGGACGATCGTCGGGATGACCCGCGGCACCCGGAAGGAACATATCGTCCGGGCGACGCTGGAGGCCATCGCCTACCAGACCCGGGACGTCGCCGAGGCGATGGAGGCCGACTCGGGGATCGAGACGACCACACTCCGGGTCGACGGCGGGGCCGTCAAGAACGACTTCCTGTGTCAACTCCAGGCCGACGTCATCCGGACGGACATCGCTCGCCCCGAAGTCGACGAGACGACGGCCCTCGGTTCGGCGTATGCGGCTGGCCTCGCCGTCGGCTACTGGGCTGATCTCGACGAACTCCGCGAGAACTGGCGGGTCGACCGGGAGTTCACCCCGGAGATCCCGGTCGAGGACGCCGATCGGATGTACAGTCGCTGGGACGACGCCGTCGAACGGGCGAAGGACTGGGCCCAGGAGGAGTAA
- the pyk gene encoding pyruvate kinase encodes MRNAKIVCTLGPASETKEDIRNLAEAGMSVARLNASHGSPEHRRTMIDRIREVDAEMDKSLAVMHDIPGPEVRTAPIRDPIELEGGTTIRFYKGDDATPEEVGLSVDISVVEPGDSVLLDDGRIETTVEKVEDGDVYAHVENGGELGARKGVNVPGVELGLPFPTEQDRTELEVAAEKEVDLVAASFVRDGDDVRKIGDFLENEGTEVPVVSKVERKGAVENLDSIIEASYGVMVARGDLGVELPLEEVPLYQKRIIRQCNEAGVPVITATEMLDSMEESRRPTRAEASDVANAIFDGTDAVMLSGETAIGEHPPRVVSTMADIVNEVEQSAEYAELRDQRIPHSDKTRTDALAHAARTLADDIDATAIVAASESGYTALRTAKFRPEVPIIASTPSERVRRQLALARGIFPTTAPFTTEGADAIVQNAVQSALKTGIAESGDTVVVISGMMTELEGTSTSNMLKVHLAAETVATGQSVVDGLVTGPLVRTADGDLEDVPDDAIVAVPEDFDDEFLGDPETLGGIIDGHTNRRGHAVTVGRRLDIPTASHMTVPDDLEDGATVTLDAERGVLYKGQLGTLDD; translated from the coding sequence ATGCGCAACGCCAAAATCGTCTGTACGCTCGGACCTGCATCGGAGACTAAAGAGGACATCAGGAATCTCGCCGAGGCCGGCATGTCGGTCGCCCGACTCAACGCCAGCCACGGTTCGCCGGAACACCGGCGCACGATGATCGACCGCATTCGCGAGGTCGACGCGGAGATGGACAAATCCCTCGCGGTCATGCACGACATCCCCGGCCCGGAAGTTCGGACTGCCCCGATCCGCGACCCGATCGAACTCGAGGGTGGGACCACGATCCGGTTTTATAAGGGAGATGATGCGACACCCGAAGAGGTCGGCCTCTCCGTGGACATTTCGGTCGTCGAACCGGGCGACAGTGTCCTGCTCGACGACGGCCGCATCGAAACGACGGTCGAAAAAGTCGAGGACGGCGACGTCTACGCCCACGTCGAGAACGGCGGCGAACTCGGCGCGCGCAAGGGCGTCAACGTCCCCGGCGTCGAACTCGGCCTCCCGTTCCCGACCGAACAGGACCGGACGGAACTCGAAGTCGCCGCGGAAAAGGAGGTCGACCTCGTGGCGGCGAGTTTCGTCCGCGACGGCGACGACGTCCGCAAGATCGGCGATTTCCTTGAGAACGAAGGGACCGAAGTGCCGGTCGTCTCGAAGGTCGAACGCAAGGGTGCCGTCGAGAATCTCGACAGTATCATCGAGGCGTCCTACGGCGTGATGGTCGCTCGCGGTGACCTCGGCGTCGAGTTACCCCTCGAAGAGGTGCCGCTGTATCAGAAACGGATCATCCGGCAGTGTAACGAGGCCGGCGTGCCCGTCATCACCGCCACGGAGATGCTCGACTCCATGGAGGAGTCCCGACGCCCGACCCGCGCGGAAGCCTCAGACGTGGCCAACGCCATCTTCGACGGGACCGACGCCGTCATGCTGTCTGGCGAGACGGCCATCGGCGAGCATCCGCCCCGCGTCGTTTCGACGATGGCCGACATCGTCAACGAGGTCGAACAAAGCGCGGAGTACGCCGAACTCCGCGACCAGCGGATTCCCCATTCCGATAAGACTCGGACCGATGCCCTCGCGCACGCGGCCCGAACGCTGGCGGACGATATCGACGCGACCGCGATCGTCGCCGCCAGCGAGTCGGGCTACACCGCCCTGCGGACGGCCAAGTTCCGCCCCGAGGTCCCGATCATCGCCTCGACCCCAAGCGAGCGGGTTCGCAGACAACTCGCGCTCGCGCGTGGCATCTTCCCGACGACGGCCCCCTTCACGACGGAGGGCGCCGACGCAATCGTCCAGAACGCCGTCCAGTCGGCGCTGAAGACCGGCATCGCCGAGAGCGGCGACACCGTCGTGGTCATCTCCGGCATGATGACCGAACTCGAGGGCACCAGTACCTCGAATATGCTCAAGGTTCACCTGGCGGCCGAGACCGTGGCAACTGGACAGTCCGTCGTCGACGGACTCGTCACGGGTCCGTTGGTGCGAACCGCCGACGGTGATCTCGAAGACGTCCCTGACGATGCGATCGTCGCCGTCCCCGAGGACTTCGACGACGAGTTCCTGGGCGATCCCGAAACGCTCGGCGGGATCATCGATGGCCACACGAACCGACGCGGGCACGCTGTCACCGTCGGTCGTCGCCTCGACATTCCCACGGCGAGTCACATGACGGTTCCCGACGACCTCGAAGACGGGGCGACCGTGACGCTCGACGCCGAGCGCGGCGTCCTCTATAAGGGCCAGCTCGGAACGCTCGACGACTGA